One segment of Methylocella silvestris BL2 DNA contains the following:
- a CDS encoding PQQ-dependent sugar dehydrogenase, with amino-acid sequence MNRPAATLSSLYAAPLAVLIIAAYAPWAEAQETGESGRKQACDSAGLSLPRGFCATIFADNIGHARQLAVAPDGTVYVNTWSGVYYKNDKPPEGGFLVALKDKDGDGRADEIVRFGETVATGGHGGTGLALYKGAVYAEINDRIVRYALIGGAPEQEPETIVSGLPVTGDHPMHPFAIGSAGDLYVDLGSADNACEEKNRMPLSPGRNPCVELETRGGVWRYDANKRDQHFSPAERFASGLRNAEGLSVDPSGRIFATQHGRDQLAENWPRLYTPEEGQNLPAEILVELKHGADYGWPECYFDDKQEKLVLAPEYGGDGGQKIGVCAEKTPPVAFFPAHWAPNDMKIYHGAQFPAAYRGGAFIAFHGSWNRAPGPQGGYNVVFQPLSDGRASDPYVIFADGFAGAHKEPGRAEHRPSGLAIGPDGALYISDDQGGRIWRVTFEGGANITAIEAAPEPASAAATAAAAEPPEGVHPDASAEAALPIPPGASPDEVALGRRIFAGEIAGATCGGCHGTDGKGTPVGADLTSGTWLWGDGSLESLITTITNGVPEPKQHGGAMPPMGGVSLSEPEIRAVAAYVWALGHPN; translated from the coding sequence GAAAGCGGTCGCAAACAGGCGTGCGATTCGGCCGGCCTCTCGCTGCCGCGCGGCTTCTGCGCGACGATCTTCGCCGACAATATCGGCCACGCCAGGCAGCTCGCCGTCGCGCCGGACGGCACGGTCTATGTGAACACATGGAGCGGCGTCTACTACAAGAACGACAAGCCGCCGGAAGGCGGCTTTCTCGTCGCGCTCAAGGATAAGGACGGCGACGGACGCGCCGACGAGATCGTCCGCTTCGGCGAGACGGTCGCCACTGGCGGGCATGGCGGGACAGGCCTTGCGCTCTACAAGGGCGCGGTTTACGCGGAAATCAACGACCGCATCGTCCGCTACGCCCTCATCGGCGGCGCGCCGGAGCAAGAGCCGGAAACCATCGTCTCGGGCCTGCCGGTAACGGGCGATCATCCGATGCACCCCTTCGCAATCGGCTCCGCCGGCGATCTTTATGTCGATCTCGGCTCGGCCGACAACGCCTGCGAGGAAAAGAACCGCATGCCGCTATCGCCCGGACGAAACCCTTGCGTCGAGCTGGAGACGCGAGGCGGCGTCTGGCGCTACGACGCCAACAAGCGCGATCAGCATTTTTCGCCGGCCGAGCGTTTTGCCTCCGGGCTGCGCAACGCCGAAGGGCTTTCCGTCGACCCCTCGGGCCGGATCTTCGCGACCCAACATGGCCGCGACCAGCTCGCCGAGAATTGGCCGCGCCTCTATACGCCGGAAGAGGGCCAAAATCTTCCTGCCGAAATTCTGGTCGAGCTGAAACATGGCGCCGATTACGGCTGGCCCGAATGCTATTTCGACGACAAGCAGGAAAAGCTCGTGCTGGCGCCGGAATATGGCGGAGACGGCGGCCAGAAAATCGGCGTTTGCGCGGAAAAGACGCCGCCCGTCGCCTTCTTTCCCGCCCATTGGGCTCCGAATGACATGAAAATCTACCATGGCGCGCAGTTTCCCGCCGCCTATCGCGGCGGCGCCTTTATCGCGTTTCACGGCTCCTGGAACCGGGCGCCGGGGCCGCAGGGCGGCTACAATGTCGTGTTTCAGCCGCTCTCCGACGGCAGGGCCTCTGATCCTTATGTGATATTTGCCGACGGATTCGCCGGGGCGCACAAAGAGCCCGGCCGAGCCGAACATCGTCCCTCGGGCCTCGCCATCGGGCCCGACGGCGCGCTCTATATCTCGGACGATCAGGGCGGCCGCATCTGGCGCGTGACCTTCGAGGGCGGCGCGAACATCACGGCGATCGAGGCCGCGCCCGAGCCGGCTTCCGCCGCCGCGACGGCCGCCGCGGCCGAGCCGCCCGAAGGCGTTCATCCCGACGCAAGCGCCGAGGCGGCGCTGCCGATTCCCCCCGGCGCAAGCCCGGACGAAGTCGCTCTCGGTCGGCGCATCTTCGCCGGCGAAATCGCCGGGGCGACCTGCGGCGGCTGCCACGGCACCGACGGCAAGGGCACGCCGGTCGGCGCCGATCTGACGAGCGGAACCTGGCTGTGGGGCGACGGAAGCCTTGAGTCGCTCATTACGACGATCACGAACGGCGTGCCGGAGCCGAAGCAACATGGCGGCGCCATGCCGCCGATGGGCGGCGTCAGCCTGTCAGAGCCCGAGATTCGCGCGGTCGCGGCCTATGTCTGGGCGCTCGGCCACCCCAATTGA
- the glsA gene encoding glutaminase A, whose protein sequence is MSRDSNDAAAAFVSTGRLPPSDRVDALVEEAHRLFKGNAEGANADIYPSLARMPSDLFGVAVAGVDGALHASGDSSHEFAIMSVSKPFVFALVCDHLGFEAARERLGVNATGLPFNSLGAVEQSPTGATNPMVNAGAIAATSLVPGASLDEKWAFIAEGLARFAGRALVVDDDIYACALASNARNRAIAQLLEARGRIYCDPLDAIDLYTRQCCLQVSALDLARMGACLADGGVNPLTKQRAASADSCKRTLAVMASAGFYQDSGDWLYEVGLPGKSGIAGGVVAVAPGKAGLGVFAPRLDDAGNSVKGRLVARFLSERLGLSLFASQPDG, encoded by the coding sequence ATGAGCCGCGACTCCAACGACGCCGCGGCCGCCTTCGTTTCGACCGGCCGCCTACCGCCCTCGGATCGCGTCGATGCTCTCGTTGAGGAAGCGCATCGCCTGTTCAAGGGCAACGCCGAGGGCGCGAACGCGGACATCTACCCCTCGCTGGCGCGCATGCCGAGCGACCTTTTCGGAGTCGCGGTTGCCGGCGTCGACGGCGCGCTGCATGCAAGCGGCGATTCTTCCCATGAATTCGCGATCATGAGCGTGTCGAAGCCCTTCGTCTTCGCTCTTGTCTGCGATCATCTGGGATTCGAGGCGGCCCGCGAGAGGCTGGGAGTCAACGCCACCGGATTGCCGTTCAATTCGCTCGGCGCAGTCGAACAGAGTCCGACCGGCGCGACCAATCCAATGGTCAATGCGGGAGCCATCGCCGCGACGAGCCTCGTTCCCGGCGCGAGCCTCGACGAGAAATGGGCTTTCATCGCGGAGGGGCTGGCTCGCTTTGCCGGCCGCGCGCTCGTTGTCGACGACGACATTTATGCCTGCGCCCTCGCGAGCAACGCCCGCAACCGGGCAATCGCGCAATTGCTCGAGGCGCGCGGGCGGATCTATTGCGATCCCCTTGACGCCATCGACCTTTATACGCGCCAATGTTGCCTGCAAGTCAGCGCCCTGGACCTCGCGCGGATGGGCGCTTGTCTTGCCGACGGCGGCGTCAATCCGCTGACGAAGCAGCGCGCGGCCAGCGCCGACTCCTGCAAGCGAACGCTGGCGGTAATGGCCAGCGCCGGATTCTATCAGGACTCTGGGGATTGGCTTTACGAGGTTGGCCTGCCCGGCAAAAGCGGGATCGCCGGCGGCGTCGTCGCGGTCGCGCCTGGCAAGGCAGGGCTCGGCGTGTTCGCGCCGCGGCTCGATGATGCGGGCAATAGCGTCAAGGGGCGCCTCGTCGCCCGCTTTCTGTCGGAGCGGTTGGGACTGAGCCTGTTCGCTTCACAGCCTGACGGGTGA
- a CDS encoding transglutaminase family protein, whose protein sequence is MARINIVHTTEYSYRNPVGLTRHRLMLRPRDSHDLRLNSVTLAVHPTPAKMRYAHDVFDNSICYLEWAEPLRTKELSIVSTLDLTHYPIGAALPVYSLDPAAELFPFSYASEEVPDLGRLTERQQPDPNRTVDAFARRFVSGPGETRTLQLLEDMTHAIKAELTYGARHEEGTQTAAQTLELGTGTCRDFAMLMIEAIRSLGLAARFVSGYLYDDLTGTQRGGGSTHAWVSVYLPGAGWVEYDPTNGLIAGANLVRVCETRTPQQALPVAGGYFGEAADFLAMNVCVSVSAAPVPVAAQRAG, encoded by the coding sequence ATGGCCCGAATCAATATCGTCCATACGACGGAATACAGCTATCGCAATCCCGTCGGCCTGACCCGCCATCGCCTGATGCTGCGTCCCCGCGACAGCCACGATCTGCGGCTCAACAGCGTGACGCTTGCGGTTCATCCGACGCCCGCGAAAATGCGCTATGCGCATGATGTGTTCGACAATTCGATCTGCTATCTCGAATGGGCCGAGCCGCTGCGCACGAAAGAGCTCAGCATCGTCTCGACGCTCGACCTCACCCATTATCCGATCGGCGCCGCGCTGCCTGTCTACAGCCTCGATCCGGCGGCGGAGCTGTTTCCCTTCTCCTACGCCTCCGAGGAAGTCCCTGATCTCGGGCGCCTCACCGAGCGGCAGCAGCCGGACCCAAACCGCACGGTTGACGCCTTCGCGCGCCGCTTCGTCTCCGGGCCCGGCGAGACGCGCACGCTGCAGCTCCTGGAAGATATGACGCACGCCATAAAAGCGGAGCTGACCTATGGCGCGCGCCATGAGGAAGGAACGCAAACGGCGGCGCAAACGCTTGAGCTCGGGACCGGAACCTGCCGCGATTTTGCAATGCTGATGATCGAGGCGATCCGCAGCCTCGGCCTCGCCGCGCGTTTCGTCAGCGGCTATCTCTATGACGATCTCACCGGAACGCAGCGCGGCGGCGGCTCGACCCACGCGTGGGTCAGCGTCTACCTCCCGGGCGCCGGTTGGGTCGAATATGATCCGACCAACGGGCTGATCGCCGGCGCCAATCTCGTGCGCGTCTGCGAAACCCGCACGCCGCAACAGGCGCTGCCGGTCGCAGGCGGCTATTTTGGCGAAGCGGCTGACTTCCTTGCCATGAATGTCTGCGTTTCGGTCAGCGCCGCGCCTGTGCCTGTAGCGGCGCAGCGCGCCGGATGA
- the queD gene encoding 6-carboxytetrahydropterin synthase QueD, producing MKITQAFHFEAAHRLPHVAETHRCHRLHGHSYRVELELQGPVDPVTGFVVDFFDIEAAFGPLLARLDHHFLNEIEGLENPTAELIAIWIFERIRGPLPQLSCVKVFETPDCWAEYEGA from the coding sequence ATGAAAATCACTCAGGCCTTCCATTTCGAGGCGGCGCACCGGCTGCCGCATGTCGCCGAGACGCATCGCTGCCACAGGCTGCACGGCCATTCCTATCGCGTCGAACTCGAGCTTCAGGGACCGGTCGATCCTGTGACCGGCTTCGTCGTCGATTTCTTCGATATCGAGGCGGCGTTCGGTCCGCTTCTGGCGCGTCTCGACCACCATTTTCTGAATGAGATCGAGGGTCTCGAAAACCCGACGGCCGAGCTGATCGCGATCTGGATCTTTGAGCGCATCCGGGGACCATTGCCGCAGCTTTCATGCGTAAAAGTGTTCGAGACGCCGGATTGCTGGGCCGAATATGAGGGCGCCTGA
- the queE gene encoding 7-carboxy-7-deazaguanine synthase, whose translation MGRYAVKEIFPTLQGEGAQAGRAAVFCRFAGCNLWSGREKDRAAAACPFCDTDFIGTDGPGGGVFGGAEELAGAIEAAWLGGPAGRYVVFTGGEPLLQLDDALIAAVHARGFEAAVETNGTLEPPAGVDWLCVSPKAGAPIVVTAGSELKLVYPQDDLLPDALSGLQFAHFWLQPMDGANVDANTKAAVAYCLAHPDWRLSLQTHKLIGIP comes from the coding sequence ATGGGCCGCTATGCGGTGAAGGAGATTTTTCCGACCCTGCAGGGGGAGGGCGCCCAGGCCGGGCGCGCCGCCGTGTTCTGTCGCTTTGCCGGCTGCAACCTCTGGTCGGGGCGCGAGAAAGACCGCGCCGCCGCCGCCTGCCCCTTCTGTGATACCGATTTCATCGGAACCGACGGCCCCGGCGGCGGCGTTTTCGGCGGCGCGGAGGAGCTCGCGGGCGCCATCGAGGCGGCCTGGCTTGGCGGACCCGCCGGCCGCTATGTCGTCTTCACCGGCGGCGAACCCTTGCTGCAACTCGACGACGCGCTGATTGCGGCCGTCCACGCCCGCGGCTTTGAAGCGGCGGTCGAGACCAATGGCACGCTTGAGCCGCCCGCCGGCGTCGATTGGCTCTGCGTCAGCCCCAAGGCCGGAGCGCCGATCGTCGTGACCGCCGGCTCGGAGCTAAAGCTCGTTTATCCGCAGGACGATCTTCTGCCGGACGCCCTGAGCGGGCTTCAGTTCGCGCATTTCTGGCTGCAGCCCATGGACGGCGCCAATGTCGACGCCAACACCAAAGCGGCGGTCGCCTATTGCCTCGCCCATCCCGATTGGCGCCTGAGCCTGCAAACCCACAAGCTCATCGGCATTCCCTAA
- the trxA gene encoding thioredoxin TrxA translates to MSSTVKVTDANFKSDVVGAGGPVVVDFWAEWCGPCKMIGPALEEIAAELEGKVTIAKLNVDENPGVAGAYGIRSIPTLMLFKDGKMTSTKVGAAPKGELKRWISEAI, encoded by the coding sequence ATGTCGTCGACCGTCAAAGTCACCGATGCGAATTTCAAATCCGACGTGGTCGGCGCCGGCGGTCCCGTCGTCGTGGATTTCTGGGCGGAATGGTGCGGCCCGTGCAAAATGATCGGTCCGGCGCTCGAGGAGATCGCCGCCGAGCTAGAGGGCAAGGTGACCATCGCCAAGCTCAACGTCGATGAAAATCCGGGCGTCGCCGGCGCTTACGGCATTCGCAGCATCCCGACGCTGATGCTGTTCAAGGACGGCAAGATGACCTCGACCAAGGTTGGCGCCGCGCCGAAGGGCGAGCTGAAGAGATGGATTTCCGAGGCCATCTGA
- the addA gene encoding double-strand break repair helicase AddA, translating to MDLAAISPQTLQKQREASDPAASVWVSANAGSGKTHVLAQRVVRLLLQGTPPSKILCLTFTKAAAANMSMRVFNTLARWTALDDAELRRAIVATGAPSPDWREMREARKLFARTVETPGGLKIQTIHAFCERLLHLFPFEANAPSRFEVADEERQGELLARARNDVLGSAAEADHELKAIVDRVAGECSEYGFATLLEQALRLRARLREAWPKDHESVLRKALDVAPGRDVAAIRQDMLEGGIAPSRWSELAAFLETGTKTDCDRAAAFRDAAARHAAGDSEGCRDVYLQIFFTDKGEKAKRLLTRGLAAKNLAIEAALYAEQERLDRLRAEEKSAATLERSAALGRLVDAIFARYQKLKYERVILDFDDLVAKTLTLLERSDASWVLYKLDAGIDHILIDEAQDTSEAQWRILEGLMADFAVGHGRNLAPRTFFAVGDEKQSIFSFQGAAPHMFHEMQRKFERKFINGGERFSHVRLTHSFRSAAGVLGAVDSVFGRAESQSGLVAPADVWMGHEPLKTLPSLVEIWPSVGAGGKAENSDWRLPLDFRDESDPPSRVATRIAEKIAALIEPRSGERVHDGESGVLRAVRAGDILILVRTRGPFFEAVIRALKQKGVPVAGADRLKLGEHIAVQDLVAAGRAALLPEDDLNLAAALKSPLIGLDDDDLIALAPGRPGSLFAALLASPDSRFRPARETLGRWRARAAARPFAFYASLLGEDQGRRAIEGRLGVEAVDAVDEFLRLALAHEAEPAPSLAGFLADFETVQREVRRDMESGGDVVRVMTVHAAKGLEAKIVFLPDTCGGLSAQHDPSVFALEETHLGAAPVVWSPRKAEDCDKAAAARKRLRELAEDEYRRLLYVALTRAEERIYICGFHGAKKPPELCWANMIEATLAPTLQQAPAFWNVEEFVLRRLSPGADLAVQETAAPVEGGSLIAPGWLSRRLDPLEEPAAPMRPSSALAASDRRADAAGRREALQLGSLTHILLQYLPDQPVEARARAGLAYLAVRAKGLDEAAHERLLQAALAVIAAPQLEPLFGAGSRAEVAVAGKIALPGGASVDVIGRIDRLGLSEGEVWVADFKTGAPPAPGEVPQSYLTQMALYRAALRPLWPERRLRMILIFTEGPQIIELAEAALDAALAAVAAAKRPAP from the coding sequence ATGGACCTCGCCGCGATTTCGCCGCAGACGCTGCAAAAGCAGCGCGAAGCCTCCGACCCCGCCGCCTCGGTCTGGGTCTCCGCCAACGCCGGTTCGGGCAAGACCCATGTGCTGGCGCAGCGCGTGGTGCGGCTGCTGTTGCAGGGAACGCCGCCGTCGAAGATTCTCTGCCTGACGTTCACCAAGGCCGCCGCCGCCAATATGTCCATGCGCGTCTTCAACACGCTCGCGCGATGGACGGCGCTCGACGATGCGGAGCTGAGGCGGGCGATCGTAGCCACCGGCGCGCCGTCGCCGGACTGGCGCGAGATGCGCGAGGCGCGAAAGCTGTTCGCGCGTACGGTGGAGACGCCGGGCGGGCTGAAAATCCAGACCATCCACGCCTTCTGCGAAAGGCTGCTGCATCTCTTTCCGTTCGAGGCGAATGCGCCTTCGCGCTTCGAGGTCGCCGACGAGGAGCGGCAGGGTGAACTGCTCGCCCGCGCCCGCAACGACGTGCTGGGCAGCGCCGCGGAGGCCGATCACGAGCTTAAAGCGATCGTCGATCGAGTCGCGGGAGAATGTTCCGAATATGGCTTTGCGACGCTGCTCGAACAGGCGCTTCGCCTTCGCGCGCGGCTGCGCGAGGCCTGGCCGAAGGATCACGAGAGCGTTCTGCGCAAGGCGCTGGACGTTGCGCCGGGCCGCGACGTTGCGGCGATCCGGCAGGATATGCTGGAGGGCGGGATCGCGCCTTCGCGCTGGAGCGAACTGGCGGCCTTTCTCGAAACGGGAACCAAAACCGATTGCGATAGGGCGGCCGCTTTCCGCGACGCGGCGGCGCGTCACGCCGCTGGCGACAGTGAGGGTTGCCGCGACGTCTATCTCCAGATCTTTTTTACCGACAAAGGCGAGAAAGCCAAAAGGCTCCTGACCAGAGGCCTCGCGGCGAAAAATCTCGCGATCGAGGCCGCGCTCTACGCGGAACAAGAGCGTCTCGATCGTCTGCGGGCCGAGGAAAAATCGGCCGCGACGCTGGAGCGCTCGGCCGCGCTCGGGCGTCTCGTCGACGCCATCTTCGCGCGCTATCAAAAACTCAAATATGAGCGCGTCATCCTCGACTTCGACGATCTCGTCGCGAAGACGCTGACGCTGCTGGAGCGCTCCGACGCCTCCTGGGTGCTCTACAAGCTCGACGCGGGCATCGACCATATTCTGATCGACGAGGCGCAGGATACAAGCGAGGCGCAATGGCGCATTCTTGAGGGGCTGATGGCCGATTTCGCCGTCGGCCATGGCCGCAATCTTGCGCCGCGAACCTTCTTTGCGGTCGGCGACGAAAAGCAGTCGATCTTTTCGTTCCAGGGCGCAGCGCCGCATATGTTTCACGAGATGCAGCGCAAATTCGAGCGCAAGTTCATCAACGGCGGCGAGCGTTTCTCGCATGTGCGGCTGACCCATTCGTTCCGCTCGGCGGCTGGCGTGCTCGGCGCCGTCGACAGCGTCTTTGGCCGGGCCGAAAGCCAAAGCGGGCTGGTCGCGCCCGCCGACGTCTGGATGGGGCATGAGCCGCTAAAAACTCTTCCGAGCCTTGTCGAGATCTGGCCCTCGGTTGGAGCGGGCGGCAAGGCGGAAAACAGCGATTGGCGCCTCCCGCTCGATTTCCGCGATGAGAGCGACCCTCCGAGCCGCGTCGCAACGCGCATCGCCGAAAAAATCGCGGCGCTCATCGAGCCTCGCTCGGGCGAGCGCGTCCATGACGGCGAGAGCGGCGTTTTGCGGGCCGTCCGCGCCGGCGACATTCTCATTCTTGTGCGCACGCGCGGACCTTTCTTCGAGGCGGTGATCCGGGCGCTGAAGCAAAAGGGCGTTCCGGTCGCCGGCGCCGACCGGCTGAAGCTTGGCGAACATATCGCGGTGCAGGATCTCGTCGCGGCCGGCCGCGCCGCCCTGCTGCCGGAGGACGATCTCAATCTCGCCGCGGCGCTGAAATCGCCGCTGATCGGGCTCGACGACGACGATCTCATCGCCTTGGCGCCGGGGCGTCCCGGCAGTCTTTTTGCGGCCCTTCTTGCGTCACCCGATTCGCGCTTCAGGCCGGCGCGCGAGACGCTCGGCCGATGGCGCGCGCGCGCCGCCGCGCGGCCCTTCGCCTTCTACGCCAGCCTTCTTGGCGAGGATCAGGGCCGGCGCGCCATCGAAGGCCGGCTCGGCGTCGAGGCGGTCGACGCGGTCGACGAATTCTTGCGCCTGGCGCTCGCCCACGAGGCCGAGCCCGCGCCTTCGCTCGCCGGTTTTCTCGCCGATTTCGAGACCGTGCAGCGGGAGGTCCGGCGCGATATGGAGAGCGGCGGCGACGTCGTCCGTGTCATGACGGTCCATGCCGCGAAGGGGCTTGAGGCCAAAATCGTCTTTTTGCCCGATACCTGCGGCGGGCTCTCCGCGCAGCACGATCCAAGCGTCTTTGCGCTGGAGGAAACCCACCTCGGCGCGGCGCCTGTCGTCTGGTCGCCGCGGAAGGCCGAAGACTGCGACAAGGCGGCGGCGGCGCGAAAGCGCCTGCGCGAACTTGCCGAGGACGAATATCGCCGCCTGCTCTATGTCGCCCTGACGCGCGCCGAGGAGCGGATCTATATTTGCGGCTTTCACGGCGCCAAAAAGCCGCCGGAGCTTTGCTGGGCGAATATGATCGAGGCGACGCTCGCGCCGACCTTGCAGCAGGCGCCGGCCTTCTGGAATGTGGAGGAATTTGTTCTGCGGCGGCTATCGCCGGGGGCTGATCTGGCGGTTCAGGAGACCGCGGCGCCGGTAGAGGGAGGAAGCCTCATCGCTCCCGGATGGCTGTCGCGCCGGCTCGATCCGCTGGAAGAGCCGGCGGCGCCAATGCGCCCGTCGAGCGCGCTCGCCGCCTCCGACCGCCGCGCCGACGCCGCGGGACGGCGCGAGGCGCTGCAGCTTGGCTCGCTTACGCACATTTTGCTGCAATATCTCCCCGATCAGCCGGTCGAAGCGCGGGCGCGCGCGGGGCTGGCCTATCTCGCCGTTCGGGCGAAGGGTCTCGACGAAGCGGCCCATGAACGTCTCCTGCAAGCCGCCTTGGCGGTCATCGCCGCGCCGCAGCTTGAGCCCTTGTTCGGTGCGGGCTCCAGGGCGGAGGTCGCCGTCGCCGGCAAGATCGCGCTGCCGGGCGGAGCTTCGGTCGACGTCATCGGCCGGATCGATCGGCTGGGGCTGTCGGAGGGCGAGGTTTGGGTCGCCGACTTCAAGACCGGAGCGCCGCCAGCGCCTGGCGAGGTCCCGCAATCCTATCTGACGCAGATGGCGCTCTACCGCGCGGCGCTGCGGCCGCTTTGGCCGGAACGCCGGCTGCGCATGATTTTGATCTTTACGGAAGGCCCGCAAATCATTGAGCTCGCCGAAGCAGCCCTCGACGCGGCGCTGGCTGCTGTCGCCGCTGCGAAACGCCCGGCTCCTTGA